From one Misgurnus anguillicaudatus chromosome 2, ASM2758022v2, whole genome shotgun sequence genomic stretch:
- the neurod6b gene encoding neurogenic differentiation factor 6-B — protein sequence MLTVPFEDPDMMRESQFSARFSGQEEVRTLNASNAELQEAEDDNTDREEEEREDDRDENGLPKKKGPRKKKFPEGRGERVKVRRQEANARERSRMHGLNDALESLRKVVPCYSKTQKLSKIETLRLAKNYIWALSETLSAGKRPDLLAFVQTLCKGLSQPTTNLVAGCLQLNARNFLTDHNGEVSYSGRPPYDALYPYPNAEMGTPTGLSTGTRDSAKPFRPYNYYASYESYYDGGSPEASSPHFDGQISPPINYNGIFSLKKHEDQVEYSKNCHYGMRYCNVPGRGSMYRVSPDSHFPYDLHPRSQSFQSQDELNTGFHN from the coding sequence ATGCTGACCGTACCGTTTGAAGATCCAGACATGATGCGTGAATCTCAGTTCAGTGCCAGATTCTCCGGTCAAGAAGAAGTCCGTACACTTAACGCGTCCAATGCGGAGCTCCAGGAGGCTGAGGACGACAACACGGATCGAGAGGAGGAGGAAAGAGAGGACGACCGCGACGAGAACGGCCTGCCCAAGAAGAAAGGCCCGCGCAAAAAGAAATTCCCCGAGGGGCGCGGCGAACGCGTGAAAGTGCGTCGCCAAGAAGCGAACGCGCGCGAGCGCAGTCGCATGCACGGACTCAACGACGCCCTGGAGAGCCTGCGCAAGGTCGTGCCATGCTACTCCAAAACGCAAAAGCTCTCCAAGATCGAGACACTGAGGCTCGCCAAAAATTACATCTGGGCTCTGTCCGAGACTCTGAGCGCGGGCAAGAGACCCGACCTGCTCGCCTTTGTGCAGACCTTGTGCAAGGGATTATCCCAGCCCACCACAAACTTAGTCGCGGGGTGCCTGCAGTTGAACGCCCGAAATTTCCTTACAGATCACAATGGGGAGGTGTCGTATTCTGGCAGGCCTCCATATGATGCTCTGTATCCGTATCCGAACGCGGAGATGGGCACGCCCACCGGCCTCAGCACTGGGACCCGGGACAGCGCCAAACCGTTCCGGCCCTACAACTATTACGCATCCTACGAGTCCTATTACGACGGTGGCTCTCCGGAGGCCAGCAGTCCCCATTTTGACGGCCAAATCAGTCCCCCGATCAATTATAATGGGATTTTCTCGCTTAAAAAGCACGAGGACCAAGTTGAGTACAGTAAGAACTGTCACTACGGAATGAGGTACTGTAATGTGCCCGGTCGAGGCTCCATGTACCGCGTTTCCCCTGACAGTCATTTCCCTTATGACTTACATCCCCGCAGCCAATCGTTTCAGAGCCAGGACGAATTAAATACGGGTTTCCATAATTAA